A single window of Flavobacterium aestivum DNA harbors:
- a CDS encoding M3 family metallopeptidase, with protein MQVFSKIFIAGSLILVAALQPETIHAQNSSVKMTNPLLQKSTLQYQVPNFSLIKDENFKPAFEYGLKIQNQEIDAIANNPAKPTFQNTVLALEISGEDLKRATGIFYNLTGSNTNPTLQAIEAEYAPIFSGHNDKIYLNSKLYNRFKAIDLNKLKGEDKKLTQFYLQQFELAGANLSEADKVKMKQINEELASLNTLFNNKLLLARKNGAVLFDNAADLDGLSAAEIEAAKLKAKEAGYENKYLIGLLNTTQQPLLPSLKNRATREKIYKSSWFRAEKNDEGDTREILEKTAKLRLQKANLMGKKSFAEWKLQDQMAQTPAAAMELLAKIAAPAVAKAKVEAKEIQDLIDAQNGGFKLEPWDWNFYAEQVRKAKYDLDESQTKPYFELNSVLEKGVFYAAKQMYGISFKERKDLPVYNSDVKVYEVFDDKGTSIAIYYLDFYTRDNKNGGAWMNNLVSQSHYLKQKPVIVNVYNFSKPVAGNPSLISFDDVITMFHEFGHTLHGLFANQEYVSLSGTSVPRDYVEFPSQINEHAALDPVILKNYAIHYQTKQPIPQELIEKIKKAETFNKGYDVTEILAAATLDMAWHSVEKESDFKPTLVFEKEALEKYGLLVNEVPTRYHSPYFAHIWGGDYCAGYYAYTWSKTLDYNAFDWMEANGGMTRANCERFKKYILSVGNSVDLNNAFKEFIGHDMRTEPYLKNAGLSAQ; from the coding sequence ATGCAAGTTTTCTCAAAAATATTCATTGCAGGTTCATTGATTTTAGTTGCTGCTTTGCAACCAGAAACAATACATGCACAAAACAGTTCTGTAAAAATGACAAATCCGTTATTGCAAAAAAGTACTTTACAGTATCAAGTACCAAATTTTAGTTTAATAAAAGACGAAAACTTTAAACCGGCTTTTGAGTATGGTTTAAAAATTCAAAATCAGGAAATTGATGCAATTGCCAATAATCCTGCAAAACCTACCTTTCAGAATACTGTTTTGGCATTAGAAATTTCCGGAGAAGATTTAAAAAGAGCGACTGGTATTTTTTATAACCTAACAGGTTCAAACACTAATCCAACCCTACAAGCTATAGAAGCAGAATATGCTCCGATATTTTCTGGACACAATGACAAAATTTATTTAAACAGCAAGCTGTACAATCGATTCAAAGCAATCGATTTGAATAAATTAAAAGGAGAAGACAAAAAGCTGACACAATTCTATTTGCAACAATTTGAATTAGCAGGTGCTAATTTATCGGAAGCAGATAAAGTTAAAATGAAGCAAATCAATGAAGAGTTAGCCAGTCTAAATACTCTTTTTAACAATAAACTATTATTAGCCAGAAAAAATGGTGCGGTTTTATTTGATAATGCTGCCGACTTAGACGGTTTGAGCGCTGCCGAAATTGAAGCTGCAAAACTAAAAGCTAAAGAAGCGGGTTACGAAAATAAATACCTAATAGGATTGTTGAATACTACCCAACAACCTTTGTTACCAAGCTTAAAAAACAGAGCTACAAGAGAAAAAATCTATAAATCTTCTTGGTTTAGAGCTGAAAAAAATGACGAAGGTGATACCCGAGAAATTTTAGAAAAAACAGCAAAATTGCGTTTGCAAAAAGCTAATTTGATGGGCAAGAAAAGTTTTGCAGAGTGGAAATTGCAAGATCAAATGGCACAAACACCAGCAGCTGCCATGGAATTGTTAGCCAAAATTGCCGCTCCAGCTGTAGCCAAAGCTAAAGTAGAAGCCAAAGAAATTCAAGATTTAATTGATGCTCAAAATGGTGGATTTAAACTTGAACCTTGGGATTGGAATTTTTATGCTGAGCAAGTACGTAAAGCAAAATACGACTTAGATGAAAGTCAAACTAAACCGTATTTTGAATTAAATAGCGTGTTAGAAAAAGGAGTGTTCTATGCGGCCAAACAAATGTATGGTATCAGCTTCAAAGAGCGAAAAGATTTGCCTGTATATAACTCTGACGTAAAAGTTTATGAAGTTTTTGACGACAAAGGCACTTCAATCGCTATCTACTATTTAGATTTTTACACTCGTGATAATAAAAACGGAGGAGCTTGGATGAATAATTTGGTAAGCCAATCGCATTACCTAAAACAAAAACCAGTAATCGTAAACGTTTACAATTTTTCTAAACCAGTAGCTGGAAACCCTTCTTTAATCAGTTTTGATGATGTAATTACCATGTTTCATGAATTTGGTCATACATTACACGGATTGTTCGCTAACCAGGAATATGTGTCGTTATCAGGAACCTCAGTACCGAGAGATTATGTAGAGTTCCCATCTCAAATCAATGAGCATGCGGCATTAGATCCAGTAATCTTAAAGAATTATGCTATTCATTACCAAACCAAACAACCAATACCACAAGAGTTAATCGAAAAAATCAAGAAAGCCGAAACCTTCAATAAAGGATATGATGTAACCGAAATTCTAGCTGCTGCAACACTAGATATGGCTTGGCACAGTGTTGAAAAAGAATCTGATTTTAAACCAACCTTGGTATTCGAAAAAGAAGCTTTAGAGAAATACGGATTATTGGTAAATGAAGTTCCTACTCGTTACCACTCACCATATTTTGCCCACATTTGGGGAGGTGATTACTGTGCTGGATATTATGCTTACACTTGGTCAAAAACATTAGACTACAATGCATTCGATTGGATGGAAGCTAATGGTGGTATGACTAGAGCAAACTGCGAGCGTTTCAAAAAATACATTTTATCTGTAGGGAACAGTGTAGATTTAAATAATGCTTTCAAAGAATTCATCGGTCATGACATGCGCACAGAGCCGTACCTAAAAAATGCAGGGCTATCTGCCCAATAA